The window CAGTTTTTTGAAGGTAAAGAGCAGtcatataattaaatttcattattttcagttCGACTTCAAATTTATTGAGCGATTGCTCTCTAGCTACTGAACGTGAGCCTTCTTCTTTACCTCATTTGGGTGTTTTGACCCACGGTGGAAAATTACAGCCTACAGTATCTCAGGAATCTTGTTTCCCGTTTCTAGCAATAGTGCTAAATGTATTTGTTAATCATTCTTTCTTAGAAGAACTTCAGGCAATTCTTAATCATCCACAACTTCATAAGTATTTAAAGAGATTAGAAGCAACAGAGTGGAGTTTAGAAAGATCGTGGTATACAAGGTCAGAATTATCTTTTTTGGTTGGTATAGTGAATGCAGCTTCTCTGGTTAGAGTAGACAGTAAAATAAGTCATACCATTTGGAAAATTGCTATCAAACTTGTATCATCTTTACCTACTGATTTTTCATCTAATACAAAAAGTATTCTTAGAATTGTTTTAGCTgaagagaaattaaatttaggaaTGGTAACAAACGAATTAGAAAAGTTACATTTGAATTCAAACATTGaagatatgaaattaaatttatcgcGTGATGTAGCTTGTTTATATGAACAATACGTATCATGGCACGGCGAATGGGATGAAGCATCAATGCCTAAGGACTGGCTTTACTTACCcatagttcatgtttatacaAAATGTAGAAACAGTGGTACATGTAACCAGGATGATACAACTACTGTCATAATCGTATTAACTTTAGAATTAGTATTACCTGATTTGGTTGAACAATTGTCGCAAAGTTTACGCTTCAGCAGACTGGTACTCGTATATTTATGTGATACTTTATACTTAAATAATGACGTTTCTACTTTACTTACTAGGGCTGTTTCAACTTTGCTGAAAGATAATTATAAGAAACTCAATTTCACAATAGACTTGCCAGGACTTAATTCGTTTACTGATTTATTTACAGCTATGTGCGAACATTTTTGTTCAACTTCATACGGTGATGAAGGTTTTTCAATGGCTTTGTTAGTACCAATTACACAGAGACACGATGTTCattacagaaaattattatGGTCAGAACACGGAGGTGTGCTTCGATATCTTAGATTACCTGTAGAAAAATTAGTTGTACCGCTTAAGGAATATCTATATCCTCTCGAGGAAGATACGTCTTTAatagataattatttaacagcACTGGTTAGAGGAATTGTTAAACAAGCCTGGTGTCCTATTCCTTATACAATTGCTGTACATCATTCTGCAATGTATTTGAAACAGACCAGCAAGTTAGCAGTACGAATGAAAACGCAACTGGAAAAAATACCTAACAAGGGTCTAGCTGCTATATTATTACATTATGAACCACCTAAATTATAAAGTTTGTATGATACACGTTTATTTAAGATATCAAATAAGTTAgggattaaataatttatttcagtcAGTTGTAAAACGTAcatgtattaatattattaggCAGACAACTAATTGTGTGAATAAAGAATAGGAACAATCTGTGTTTACATAAAACATACAGGCACTGTTTGGTCCTGTTCACTGATTGCCAAAGTTTTCAATGAATTAGTACTATAATTAGGagaatacaataataaaaattttgcaattggTTGATGTTTCATAATATGTATTATACATGTGTATAGTTTATAAGTATAAATTTGCAAGAGAAgtttgtattaaattttgttaagtaaaGTAATGTGTTTTATATTCTTACTGTTTATAGGGATAGTAATTTATCAACGTAATTAAATAACatgtgttgaattatttttcttatataaaTATGCCATAAAATATGGCAGTAATTACTACATCAGTATCATTAATAGTTTAACGTGCTTCGTATGGCACGATAATAACTTTCACGTGCTATTTGATGTAAGTTTCGTGTTCAAGCCCATTAAAGTGCACAAAACCATTGTGATAAATTAtaagtagaaaaagaaaaagagcttGCTATTCTTACAAATCTAGAACTgacttttttacaaaaaaattgaCAGTAATGCTAACATatggtaattttcttttttgtacaATATTATACTTTCAAATTAACATTTATATTCGAATGTTGttctgttatttattttttagttcGTACAGTTTTGCCATTGGTCAATAATTACAGAATGCTTTATTTCTAATGCATGAAATGTGTTATGACAACATTAGATATATGTAACTATATCTCGTTTCAAGAAATTTTATGTATGtcagttttaaatttatttaaacacaGCAGGTGGTAAGCTATCGTGTAATATTTCAACTTtatatcatttaaaatattgatatatttttatctattaagtattgaataaatattttcttagtTGATTCCTTAACGAACATAGTTTTGTTGATAAACGAGATTTTTAGCAGCATGATGTTCTAAAGTATCGTTTAAACAATACACAGTATATTCATTACAACAAATCtatattctatattaatttataacaatACACTgttgatatatgtatgtatatacatatttcacaatatagaaaaataggaggatgaaattgcattttaattgcgttTATAAAACGGGTCCACCGTTTGATAATTATACATCTATATAATCGTTAAGGGATCAAAACATATCGctataatattcttgtataattTGCTTCTTATCCGATATTTTGTTACGTGTAAAAACGATCGATATTTTCATCTTGCTTTTCAATGTCACGTAAGTTGTTGAAAACATTTACGCTATTTGTCGTGTGAAGAAATTTTACGTGTTTTAAAGTGTATCCTTGAAAAATGTAGCACGCTATACTTGTAATTATTTCGATATACGAATTTCAGCCAAAAGCGCGCCATAAGTGGCGCTCCCTTCTTATTGGCCGACGAGCGATTTCAATGCCAATCGGTAACACTGATCGGTTCTCTCTGTCAGCCAATCACGATCGTCGTAACATATCGCCATACACAGGGAAGGACAAGAATATTTGCCGGTTTAGTTACGTGATGGCTTTCATGACGTTAACACCTACCGACTGCTAGGATTCTATACCGAGTTTCCTGTACGTTTCACGATCAACGGTAACTAATCTGCCTTCTACGCTCGAACAATCTAACTCGATACAATGGAGTCTGGCGCCCCATTCGCAATGGCTTTGATCATCTTGGCGGTAATATTTGATTTGCAGACAAGTTGTCAAGAAACCGGAACCCAGGACACGCATAGTGATCGGCAATTCTTCACGATGACCTCTGGCACTTGCCGGTATACCCTTCGTGCTGTGATAAGCACTGTAAGCACATGCTGTTCCATCCCTTGCTCGCTCTTCCGCCTCCACTTGTTTGCCTCCTATGCTGAGGGACCTGCAAATTCAACGATCATCTTTCATGTGAGTTTTTACacaattatatttcttatatttagTTATGGTGCTGTGAAACACGACAATAACAATCTTATTAGACTTGGCGTCTTTGCATCGCTTTGACGTTGAATCTTGTAAAATGGCGCCAAACAGTTACGATTCAAAATGGCGGATTAACTAGTGAAATTGACTATTTTAAAACCTATTATTTACGAATTGAAATAAGGTCACCCTGTTTTTTTATACAATGGCGATCATTATGAAATATGAAGgagttaaaattgaaatttgacaaTTTGCAATGCATCCTAATATCGTGACTATTTTGTAAATGATTGCGGTTCTCCAATACGTGCCAGGCGGTGCACAATAGGGGCCGGAAACGAGGTTCAGAATCTCGAACATTGGCCTACCAAAGATGCAAATGAATTTGAAGCTCGATTCTGTAACATCGACTACAGATGACACCAGCCCTGCTATCGATTTACGATCGAATCAGACTTGCTTCGATGCCCGGCTACAATTGAAACTAAAGAGCGAttcgattaaccctttcatagACTTTTAAATTTTCCTCTTTGTCACTGGATTTTCTTTTGTTACTATTTTTATCGTtattgtatttgaaaattagaaatttatttaaatcttattatttaaattcatcACTTAGAATACATTTTATTCcttaagtaataaaatatgaagGATTGTAATACAAAGGGAAAGGAAAATAGAATTTTCCTAGAAAGCATTCTTTCAGACGTAATTTTGAAAAGTACGCTTCTTTATAAACGCAATTTCCATGTAACACACAGTAAAGAGAAACTACGTTCCTTGAACATACTTTACCTTCGAATATTAAAAAGGACTCGCGTTCGTGGATTTATTTTTACCAACGTTTTAATTCATACCGTTCCTAGTAACAACGGTGCTCTGTATATAGATAAATTCAAGATAATGACCGTTAAATGTTAATGCATTCCGCATAACTATTTTTAGTAGTTTAACGCAAGAGCGTAGTAAATACATGCCAATGAACCTTATACGCGTATCAATGTCGAGCATCATTCACGTGTTTGAAATAACTTCTCGTGACGCAGTAGGCACGTATAATTATTAGCTAAATTATAACAAGGCATTGTAGATTTTTACGTCGTTACCCAGAGTTTAAATTGTTCAGATTGCGGTCTGTGGTACGATACTTTAGAAAGAAAAGGATCTGATATGTTTATCTTTTACATCGCACTTTTTAAACATTATTCTTCGACTTTGTATTTAATAGAGGTACCCGAACACCCTTAggaaataatgatttaataacACATTTACTAGAAGTCTTATACTGTTACAGAGAATGAATTAGTTCATCCTTAATCGCGTATTATCACGTTTGTCAGGAGAAACTActtcttttctaattaaaacatgACTCATCGTCAGTTAACGACTAAAGACATAACTTTAGTGCATCGCTCGGTATTacttggaaaatgaaattgctAGGATAACTTTTCCAATTCCATCATGCAGATAGAGGAATTATAAAAGCAATACGATTCAATTACTTATACATTTAGGGCAATCATTGAATTTGGAGCAGTAGAGAAAGCTGTATCTTAAATGAACGAATGGGTTTGCAAAcaagttaattttgaaataaacttCTTATATTTGGTCTCGGGCAAAGACCGTGTGGAGGATGAAACACACGGCAACGTTAGAAACCGAGGAACAGTAGTAGAATCTGTTCGATTTCATCGCGGAAATTTTGCTTGCACGCGAAACTCTGAATTAGTTAGCAAATAATAAGTGCACTCGATGTGCTTTCGAATCGGCCAAGTCGATCGTCAAGTGGTTGCTCGTTGGAAATCAACCAGAAATATCGTCCCTCTTTATTTCTTAATACACATTCTGCACGTACCTAACGAAACAGcacaattttaaccctttctacCCAATCAATTACACTTATCTTTACCCTTATATTCTTTTCAAACGTCCAAGTTCCTGGCAATTCACCTTAATTCGTGTACTCTCTTTACGGCTTATCGAGTCACATATTTCGTAAATAAATTCAGGAAATCTTTAATAACTCAGTTCGATCGATCTCTTTCGCTTTAATCGAAGAACCTTCGACACGTTCCGACGCTGTTTTGCCCTGAGAAAACTCGAGAGAGATTAATCTCTGTACTTTCTTAAGAGAAAGTATAGCCGGGATACGATGTTGCAATATATGTACTTATGAGCTAGGATTTTTCAACGTATCGATCCGGGGTATGCACCTTCCGATATTATTCGCAATTCCTCCTCGAACCTCTCCTCGGTTATTCCTATCAGCGTCAGCTATTCCGTTGAAATGATTTCGCGATTACGATTGATCGACGCGCGCTGATTCGTTTGCATAGTCTTAAATTGTCTACTTTTATCACCAACGAACTGGAGAGATGATTTTAGTAGCTGAGATCAGTCGAGAGTGTAGACCCACCCTCACCCTCCCCGCAATTTCGATCGATCCCCTTGCCATTCTCGAATTCTAAGCTTCTCAGATTTTCAAGTTTCGGTATTCCATTTGTTCTAGATTCCTAATTTCTAAACTCGAAActtgaaaaattccaaatttcaacgAACCACGTAAATTCGTGTTAATAAACAGAATTTTCTAAAGAGAATAAATTTCAGTATTCCAGTTGTTCTAGATTCCCAATTTCTAAACTCAAAacttaaaaaattccaaagttcaACGAACCACGTAAATTCGTGCTACTAAACAGAATTTTCTAAAGAGAATAACAGACGGAGGAGAATAGTCTCGTTACTCTCTTAAAAAGCAATCTGTCCGGGGAAACAAAAAGCCATTCGCGATCTTGTAGTTTCAGCCCGTTtcgctctcctttttttttgttcttcttctcgtgGAATAAAGGAGACGAGACGGTGGGCATTGAAACGCGCCAGATCAAAGGCAGACCTTCGAAAAATGTTGGGGAACAGTTTCGTTTAGAGACTTTAGACGCGGAAGAAGGAACATTTGACGGACAAACCTAgtgttttttttcccccccttcCTTTTGTTGGTAAAATGAACCGGCAAGGTTTTCGATGTAACCCAAGTAACGCAGGGTAAATCGAACCCCTTGTTAAGCCGACAATCACACTTTACAGGGATGCGCTTTTCTAACAAAGACTCGAAAACTGCTGACGTCTGTCTCGACGAAATGGAGCATTCTTTGATAATAATACCTGCATGCTGGCACGCTTTTTCGATCAggttgaaattttacaaaggGAAGATAGATTCACCCTAAACTTATTCCCATAATTCTAATGTTCTCCAGTCCCGTATTCTTCTGTTTTAacagacttcgaaaaggaggaggttactcaattcgatcaatatatttttgttttttctgtgtatgttcaccgattactccgagatggatggaccaatcggaacgaaaccttttggtaccattaaaaaaatatttttatttcctctgATGTATACAGATACTCGACAGTTAAACGTAACGTAACATTTTTCCTCATTTTTTGCATCAATTGGTTGTTGGGTCGATTAGTTGTTATAGACCTCGTAAAAGTAAGTACCTACGTCGTTGTTCTAGATCCACAGGTCTATAATACTTTTGAAAGTGGAATATCTTTTTTATTCCATGACCCCGTTACTTGACTGTTCCGCTGTCCTTACACCACTTTGCAAGTAGATCTTTTTTATGCATCAACCTCATAAATACACGATTCCCTGCTTGCATTCATTTGTTAACGGTGTTTCTATTAAACTGTCCCATCTACCGGTCTTCGAACTCTCTTTATTGACCCATGTTTAAAGGGTTCATTTCGAAACCATAGAATCCTGGAATGCTGAGCTACTAGGATACTAGAATACTATGGTGCCTCGTTATCTTCTTTGAAAACTTCAATTTAGCGTTTCACTTGGGAAAAGTTTGCGTATCTTGTTTCTTGCGACTTTCATTCACCAGAAGGGGAACAGTtcgtttggaaaaataaaagagcTCGTTTTGAATACGTTCATCcgtctcttttttttcaatgtttCTCCTTCTCGTGTGTATCATGTAAGTACACATGTGCTTTTTCGTTCGATATCGCTAGAATTGACTAGAAAGTGTCAGAAACGTATTACAACAGGCTAGGAAATACATCACTCTCGATTATACGGATTTtcgaacaattaaaaataattgcacAGGCTGGAATTACTGGTTACCTTGACAAGGTATTCGATGCCTCAACTACTTCAATAGAATTAATTGGCGCTTCGGTAATTActgatttaaatataaaattttatatcgatggggtttttaaaatttataaaagaatacATCGTTTATTTAACAAGTCTAAATAAATTCCATCCTTGAACAATACCTCTGCGTGCTATTTTTATTTGGAACATTTAATTAATCTTTTAGCCATCGAAATATCGATAcctggaaaatttgaaatatttttacaaagtgCTTGTGAAAATCGGTTTTTGAAATTAGCGGCGATTAGCctgaaaaatttgaatattaaaaaaataggcTGTAATAGTCCTAGAAAAGCGTAGAAAAGTATAAAGAACAGTGGAAAGTTGATTTTGAGAAGAAACGCTGCTTTTCCTTTGAgcgagaaaatttaaattgatccGATTTCGTAAGTGGCTTTGCAGTTGTTGAGAAATCGAGTCGAACAGACGCCTGTGCCGATAACGTGCCGAGAGTTTTGTAAATAAGCTTTTTCGAGGTGTACCCTCTTTTACATCGCGCAACCAGTGCTTTCACAGCGGTTGCTGCGGCTGCTTCGGATGTTTATTGACGCGAGTCACGAACATTCACCGCCATCGAAAATCTGATCAACTTTGGCAAAAGTAAAAACTTCGATAAGTAAGTACCACGTGCGCATGGAAATTAAAGTTTTCAAGCTTCGAACGTGAGATAAACTTGAAAACGTCGAACGTTATCTATCGATAATATTGGACGTTGAAGAGCGGTTGTACATTCTATTCAATTGTTCCTACatattttaacatatttttaaataagatgAATAATAAAATGCAGCTTTTTAAGCAAAGTAATTGAATATTTAGAATTCTTGTTAATTAATCTGTctactgaaaaataatttaaagtgaaatcatattaaaatcgggtctctctccatggtccgccatcggaGACCATTTTATTATTCTAAAGGTAGATAATTCGTGAAAATCTGCTTGAGGGGAcagaatatgaaatatattgcggaataaagtatttttataaatatgtacTTGCGTGCAAGGGATGACGAGAAAGGGAAACCAATTTCGCATTGATCGCCAGGCAATTTGTAGAATAATTTGCGGAACCGAACTGTACTCGTTTAAAACTTTCTTCCAGAGGGTGTTTCACTGTATTAACATGTTGTACTTTGAATAAAGTatcactatgatatttttttattatttttgaaaatcacGGTCAAAATTTGCAATCACCAAAGAAGATTATCTTTCTGGAAAGTTTACAAAAGAACGTATTTTTTATATCTTGAAATTTCCATATTCATTATCTTTGTTATTGTTACATTGTTATTGATATCTGCAATTGATTGAATTGCAAATATAATATCTATTCGTTTTCAATGATGATAGGTAATGTTCTTGGAACGAATGAATAGCGAAACAATTGAGAAAGTGATTTGCTTTGGGAACgttcaattatttaatattacccCGACGAGGCTGTGTTTATTCGCCA is drawn from Osmia lignaria lignaria isolate PbOS001 chromosome 14, iyOsmLign1, whole genome shotgun sequence and contains these coding sequences:
- the LOC117607195 gene encoding CB1 cannabinoid receptor-interacting protein 1 — translated: MGADGHFRVTLSLKKAPAAGPVYCKMETSARFRQLKTVKLSCEATYRLDISFKPPQLLESLSIGGKQVEAEERARDGTACAYSAYHSTKGIPASARGHREELPITMRVLGSGFLTTCLQIKYYRQDDQSHCEWGARLHCIELDCSSVEGRLVTVDRETYRKLGIES